The following coding sequences lie in one Flavobacterium cyclinae genomic window:
- a CDS encoding molybdenum cofactor biosynthesis protein MoaE, protein METKPIKKSFVQGPISADFIGNSIAKHQTKTSIGAHNIFLGQVRADEIDGKTVVAIDYSAYEEMAEQKFHEIREAAFEKYDLTCLHIYHSLGLVKAGEICLFVFVSAPRRKVVYDALNFLVEEIKEKVAIFGKELFEDETYTWKKNQ, encoded by the coding sequence ATGGAAACAAAACCAATTAAAAAATCATTCGTTCAAGGTCCAATTTCTGCTGATTTTATTGGGAATTCAATTGCAAAACACCAAACAAAAACAAGTATTGGAGCACATAATATCTTTTTAGGGCAAGTTCGCGCCGATGAAATTGATGGAAAAACTGTTGTTGCGATTGACTATTCAGCTTATGAAGAAATGGCTGAACAAAAATTTCATGAAATTCGTGAAGCTGCATTTGAAAAATACGATTTAACATGTTTGCATATTTACCATAGTTTAGGACTAGTAAAAGCAGGTGAAATTTGCTTATTTGTATTTGTTTCGGCACCTAGAAGAAAAGTGGTTTATGATGCATTAAATTTTTTGGTTGAAGAAATAAAAGAAAAAGTAGCCATTTTTGGTAAAGAACTATTTGAAGATGAAACCTATACTTGGAAAAAAAATCAATAA
- a CDS encoding MFS transporter — protein MNYNVRALLSATFASVLMVVLVFFGSRNLQNFDAALITYLFGTVFAFFGIVYRTTVWLQRPPTWMYFKRGIHFLFTGKVFSHLVFVSKEVVGNIALQKFIYPRGKYRWLAHFLIAIGCTSAFLITIPLTFGWIHFTLAPNSIELYEAHVFGFHMFSFKLGSIIAFLTFHALNWSSWFVILGSLYYLRRRLTNPGLIATQTFDGDLLPLILLIAISATGLGLTYSYQFMKGFAFDFLAVLHAVTVILFLIWIPFGKFFHIIQRPAQIGAHIYKIEGKKLKGMAVCPHTGKEFTTQLHVDDLKIVTRKLGFDFSQQDGGSHLDLSPEGKRSRIAQAHLNARKDGGNLFG, from the coding sequence ATGAATTATAACGTTAGAGCACTACTTTCTGCAACTTTTGCTTCGGTTTTAATGGTTGTATTAGTTTTTTTTGGTTCTAGAAATTTGCAAAATTTCGATGCTGCCTTAATTACTTATTTGTTTGGTACTGTATTTGCATTTTTTGGAATCGTATACAGAACAACTGTTTGGTTACAAAGACCTCCAACGTGGATGTATTTTAAACGAGGAATTCATTTTTTATTTACAGGAAAAGTTTTTTCTCATTTAGTTTTTGTCTCCAAAGAAGTGGTAGGTAATATTGCTTTACAAAAATTTATTTATCCAAGAGGAAAGTACCGTTGGTTAGCTCATTTTCTAATCGCTATAGGATGTACTTCGGCTTTTTTAATCACGATTCCTCTAACTTTTGGATGGATACATTTCACTTTAGCACCCAATTCTATAGAACTTTACGAAGCCCATGTTTTTGGTTTTCATATGTTCTCATTTAAACTAGGCTCAATAATAGCTTTTTTAACTTTTCATGCTTTAAATTGGTCTTCTTGGTTTGTTATCTTGGGCTCTTTATACTATTTAAGAAGACGTTTAACAAATCCTGGTTTAATAGCAACCCAAACTTTTGATGGAGATTTATTGCCATTAATTTTATTAATTGCTATTTCTGCTACGGGTCTTGGTCTTACCTATTCTTATCAATTTATGAAAGGCTTTGCTTTTGACTTTTTAGCAGTTTTACATGCAGTAACCGTTATTTTGTTTTTAATTTGGATTCCTTTCGGTAAATTTTTCCATATTATACAAAGACCTGCGCAAATTGGAGCTCACATCTATAAAATTGAAGGAAAAAAACTAAAAGGAATGGCAGTTTGTCCTCATACAGGTAAAGAATTCACTACGCAATTGCATGTAGACGATTTAAAAATTGTAACACGAAAATTAGGGTTCGACTTTTCTCAACAAGACGGAGGTTCGCATTTAGATTTAAGTCCAGAAGGGAAGCGTTCAAGAATTGCTCAAGCACATTTAAATGCTCGAAAAGATGGAGGCAATTTATTTGGTTAA
- a CDS encoding sulfite exporter TauE/SafE family protein, producing MLGTEILSSPLLFLLLPIVAFLYASVGHGGASGYLALMSLFAFPITFMKPTALLLNILVSGISFYFYYREKNFKWNLFYPFVITSIPFSFLGGFLSVDTKIYKIILGIFLVFAVFRLLGFFGKEKTTLKEINIPFALLIGAIIGFLSGLIGIGGGIVLSPILLILGWANMKQTAAVSALFIFVNSISGIVGFLSKGSEIPTSSSLLIGIVFVGGFFGAYYGSKKFNTLVLRNVLAIVLGIAILKLYTI from the coding sequence ATGTTAGGAACTGAAATTTTAAGTTCACCTTTATTATTTTTACTATTACCAATAGTTGCTTTTTTATATGCTAGTGTAGGACACGGTGGAGCAAGTGGTTATTTGGCTTTAATGAGCTTATTTGCTTTTCCAATTACGTTTATGAAGCCAACAGCTTTACTCTTAAATATTTTAGTTTCTGGAATTTCATTCTACTTTTATTATAGAGAGAAAAATTTTAAATGGAACTTATTTTATCCATTTGTTATAACATCAATTCCGTTCTCTTTTCTAGGAGGATTTTTATCAGTAGATACTAAAATTTATAAAATAATATTAGGAATTTTTTTAGTTTTTGCGGTATTTAGATTGTTAGGTTTTTTTGGAAAGGAAAAAACAACACTAAAAGAAATTAACATTCCATTTGCCTTGCTAATTGGAGCTATAATTGGGTTTTTATCGGGCTTAATTGGTATTGGAGGTGGAATTGTTTTGAGCCCTATTTTACTAATATTAGGCTGGGCAAACATGAAACAAACCGCTGCTGTATCTGCATTATTTATATTTGTAAATTCAATTTCGGGAATTGTTGGTTTTCTATCTAAAGGTAGTGAAATTCCAACCTCCTCATCTCTTTTAATAGGGATTGTATTTGTAGGAGGTTTTTTTGGAGCCTATTATGGGAGTAAAAAATTCAACACTTTAGTATTACGAAATGTGTTAGCCATAGTTTTAGGAATTGCAATACTTAAATTATATACCATCTAA
- a CDS encoding MoaD/ThiS family protein, protein MTVKIKYFGLIADITKRNEELFSLSESVITTEELISDLYKIYTELKNTSFVIAVNKSIVTSDLKLNNNDIIALLPPFAGG, encoded by the coding sequence ATGACAGTGAAAATAAAATATTTCGGACTTATTGCTGATATCACCAAAAGAAACGAAGAACTATTTTCTTTGTCAGAATCAGTAATAACAACTGAAGAATTGATTTCGGATTTATATAAAATATATACCGAATTAAAAAATACATCCTTTGTAATTGCAGTTAATAAATCAATTGTAACTAGTGATTTAAAATTAAATAATAACGACATTATAGCCTTATTGCCTCCTTTTGCAGGCGGATAA
- a CDS encoding MFS transporter has translation MSSLSQSHKILFLNTLAFTICFACWTLNGVLVTYLVDKGIFNFSVVEIGWLLGIPILSGAIFRLPVGILTDKYGGKVVFSFLLILCAIPLFLLTFANSFWSFAILSFLFGLVGTSFAVGIGYTSVWYPKEWQGRALGIFGMGNAGAAITTFIAPTLLNKFSETDPENGWKTLPIIYGITLLLIGLLFVFFAKNKKVEASGKTISQLLLPLKNKRVWRFGVYYFLVFGCFVAYSQWLLPNFMNVYSTSLVMGGMFATMFSLPSGVIRAFGGYLSDKFGARKVMYWVLGSSVIISFLLMFPKMEIITAGPGVLSAKNGIVSEIKGSHIVIDTKEYDINIKDVTDEKESNILPVSSSWQEIVVKQNQEVKKKELLAKGITQIKFSANMWVYLILVILIGIAWGIGKAAVYKHIPEYFPNEVGVVGGMVGLIGGLGGFFGPIIFGYLLSSTGLWTSSWIFIFVISLACLIWMHNTIIRILRIKSPEFSRDIEHDH, from the coding sequence ATGAGCAGTTTGTCACAATCTCACAAAATATTATTTTTAAATACTTTAGCTTTTACTATTTGTTTCGCTTGTTGGACATTAAATGGCGTCTTGGTAACTTACTTGGTAGATAAAGGAATATTTAATTTTAGTGTTGTTGAAATAGGTTGGTTACTAGGAATTCCAATACTATCAGGTGCTATATTTAGATTGCCTGTAGGTATATTAACTGACAAATATGGTGGTAAAGTCGTGTTCTCATTTTTATTAATTTTATGTGCTATTCCGCTATTCCTATTAACATTTGCAAACTCTTTTTGGTCATTTGCTATTTTGAGTTTTCTTTTTGGATTAGTTGGAACTAGTTTTGCAGTTGGAATTGGTTACACTTCTGTTTGGTACCCAAAAGAGTGGCAAGGTAGAGCTTTAGGTATTTTCGGAATGGGAAATGCAGGAGCTGCAATTACTACTTTTATTGCACCCACACTTTTAAATAAATTCTCAGAGACTGACCCTGAAAATGGATGGAAAACATTGCCAATTATTTATGGAATTACTTTATTACTTATAGGATTGTTGTTCGTATTCTTTGCAAAAAATAAAAAAGTTGAAGCCTCTGGAAAAACAATTTCTCAATTGTTATTACCCTTAAAAAATAAAAGAGTTTGGCGTTTTGGTGTTTACTACTTTTTAGTTTTTGGTTGCTTTGTTGCTTATTCACAATGGTTGTTACCTAACTTTATGAATGTATATAGCACTTCGTTAGTAATGGGCGGAATGTTTGCTACTATGTTTAGTTTACCATCCGGAGTTATTAGAGCGTTTGGAGGCTATTTATCTGATAAGTTTGGAGCTAGAAAAGTTATGTACTGGGTATTAGGTTCTTCTGTTATAATAAGTTTTTTATTAATGTTTCCAAAAATGGAAATTATAACTGCTGGTCCCGGAGTATTGTCTGCTAAAAATGGAATTGTTTCTGAAATAAAAGGTTCACATATTGTTATAGATACAAAAGAATATGATATAAATATTAAAGATGTAACTGACGAAAAAGAAAGCAATATCTTACCCGTTAGCTCTTCTTGGCAAGAGATTGTTGTAAAACAAAATCAAGAAGTAAAGAAGAAAGAATTATTAGCAAAAGGAATAACCCAAATCAAATTCAGTGCGAATATGTGGGTGTATTTAATTTTAGTCATTTTAATAGGAATTGCTTGGGGTATTGGTAAAGCAGCTGTTTACAAACACATTCCTGAATATTTTCCAAACGAAGTAGGAGTAGTTGGTGGAATGGTAGGCTTAATTGGTGGTTTAGGAGGTTTCTTTGGTCCCATCATTTTTGGATATTTATTAAGCTCTACTGGATTATGGACAAGTTCTTGGATATTTATTTTTGTAATATCGCTAGCCTGTCTGATTTGGATGCACAATACCATTATTAGAATTTTAAGAATAAAATCTCCAGAATTTTCAAGAGATATAGAACACGATCATTAA
- the moaCB gene encoding bifunctional molybdenum cofactor biosynthesis protein MoaC/MoaB, which produces MVDITHKINTKREAVAQAIVKVGSLKTIEAIQNKTVPKGDVIEVSKVAGLFAVKNTSNAIPDCHPLPIEFTAVHHYIQDDCIYIEVSVKTIYKTGVEVEAMHGASIVALTMYDMLKPIDKNVEISSVKLLHKKGGKSDFGKNENLNLNVAVVVSSDSVSSGKKEDKAGKIIGSKLNTLGLDVSDYIIVPDEIETLQNTLLQFCAAQKDLIIITGGTGLSPRDTTPEAIIPLLDRRIPGIEEAIRSYGQDRTPYAMLSRSVVGFKGDTLIMALPGSTSGASESIDAVFPSVLHLFKIIKGFNHDKK; this is translated from the coding sequence ATGGTTGATATAACACATAAAATAAACACAAAAAGAGAAGCTGTTGCACAAGCAATTGTGAAAGTAGGAAGTTTAAAGACTATAGAAGCTATTCAAAATAAAACGGTTCCTAAAGGAGATGTAATTGAAGTTTCTAAAGTTGCTGGATTGTTTGCTGTAAAAAATACTTCTAATGCCATTCCAGATTGTCATCCATTGCCTATTGAATTCACTGCTGTTCATCATTATATTCAAGATGATTGCATATATATAGAAGTTTCGGTTAAAACCATTTACAAAACAGGTGTAGAGGTAGAGGCTATGCATGGCGCTTCTATTGTTGCTTTAACCATGTACGATATGTTAAAACCAATCGATAAAAATGTAGAAATTTCTAGTGTCAAGTTATTACATAAAAAAGGAGGTAAATCAGATTTTGGTAAAAATGAAAATCTAAATTTAAATGTAGCCGTTGTTGTCAGTTCCGATAGCGTTTCTAGTGGAAAAAAAGAAGATAAAGCTGGAAAAATAATAGGTTCAAAATTAAACACATTAGGTCTTGATGTTTCAGATTATATTATTGTTCCAGATGAAATTGAAACGTTACAAAATACGTTATTACAATTTTGTGCAGCCCAAAAGGATTTAATTATTATAACTGGAGGAACCGGATTGTCGCCAAGAGATACCACTCCAGAAGCTATAATTCCGTTATTAGACAGAAGAATTCCAGGTATTGAAGAAGCTATTCGTTCTTATGGGCAAGACAGAACACCTTACGCCATGCTTTCCAGAAGTGTAGTTGGATTTAAAGGTGATACTTTAATAATGGCACTTCCAGGATCTACAAGCGGTGCTTCAGAATCTATAGATGCGGTATTTCCATCTGTATTACATTTATTTAAGATAATCAAAGGATTTAATCATGACAAAAAATAA
- the moaA gene encoding GTP 3',8-cyclase MoaA — protein sequence MTKNKVLIDSHGRNHNYLRISITENCNLRCTYCMPAEGIQLTPKKHLMSADEIIEIASTFVSLGVTKIRLTGGEPLVRKDAKEILLRLSKLETELTLTTNGLFVHDYITVFKEAGIKALNVSIDTLQKDKFAQITRRDEFDKLDENIRLLLAEGFIVKLNVVLIKGFNENEILDFIDLTKDKNLQIRFIEFMPFDGNNWDKSKLVSQAEILHTIQELHAKEAIERLIDKPNDTARNYKIKNYCGSFAIISSVTNPFCNTCNRIRLTADGKLKNCLFSNSETSLLEALRNGDSILPLIEKNIYSKKGIRAGLDDQNAFENPLVFNKNRSMIAIGG from the coding sequence ATGACAAAAAATAAGGTTTTAATAGATTCTCACGGTAGAAACCACAATTATCTTCGAATTTCAATTACAGAAAATTGCAATCTAAGATGTACTTATTGTATGCCTGCCGAAGGAATTCAATTAACTCCTAAGAAACACTTGATGTCTGCCGATGAAATTATTGAAATAGCTTCAACTTTTGTTTCTCTTGGTGTAACAAAAATCCGCTTAACAGGTGGAGAGCCATTGGTACGTAAAGACGCGAAAGAAATTCTTCTGCGCCTTTCAAAATTAGAAACTGAATTGACTTTAACAACTAATGGATTATTTGTACATGATTATATTACAGTTTTTAAAGAAGCTGGCATCAAAGCACTAAATGTTAGTATAGATACGTTACAAAAAGATAAATTTGCTCAAATTACACGTCGTGATGAGTTTGATAAATTAGATGAAAATATTCGATTGTTATTAGCCGAAGGATTTATTGTTAAATTAAACGTTGTTTTAATAAAAGGATTTAACGAAAATGAGATTTTAGATTTTATTGATTTAACGAAAGATAAAAATCTTCAAATTCGTTTCATAGAATTTATGCCATTTGATGGTAATAATTGGGATAAGTCTAAATTAGTTAGTCAAGCTGAAATTTTACATACAATTCAGGAACTACATGCTAAAGAAGCTATTGAAAGATTAATAGATAAGCCAAATGATACCGCAAGAAACTATAAAATTAAAAACTATTGCGGTAGTTTTGCAATTATAAGTTCTGTGACCAATCCTTTTTGCAATACTTGTAATAGAATTAGATTAACTGCAGATGGAAAATTAAAGAACTGTTTGTTTTCTAATTCGGAAACCTCACTTTTAGAAGCCTTACGAAATGGAGATTCAATACTTCCTTTAATTGAAAAAAATATTTATTCAAAAAAAGGAATTCGTGCTGGCTTAGACGACCAAAATGCATTTGAAAACCCATTAGTTTTTAATAAAAACCGAAGTATGATTGCTATTGGTGGTTAG
- a CDS encoding magnesium transporter MgtE N-terminal domain-containing protein has product MGTWLEKWEPEEDNFWNQTGSKIAWKTLTITTLSLILSFASWFMMSVIVVKLPGLGFSFDKDQLFWLAAIPGLAAGILRIVHTFILPIFGTRHVVAFSTLIKLIPVVGIGFAVMNPTTPFWVFMILAFTTGFGGGDFSSFMPSTNMFFPKRLKGTALGVQAGIGNFGVSLAQFVTPMVLSIALYGAPSMFTSIDAKEAKAIVARTTVEQQVAIFEKIEDKKQTAMLSNVKPKVMDSVKAAISSTDNVKVFAALPLKARAKIIANSNPKLAEKILNQLEPDNKAVTNKEIYIQSAAFWYIPLLILLSIISWFYLRSIPMKASIKEQMDIFSNKHTWFCTVTYVMTFGTFAGLSAAFPLMIKFLYGDFPNAPDPLAYAFYGPLIGSASRVVFGFVADKVGGAILTTITGIGILTGAIILVTQGLVAPTSMDQFPMFVTIILLMFLFTGIGNAGTFRQYPIIFSENQRQAAGVIGWTAAIAAFGPFIFSKLIGNNISSNGGANQFFIGLIIFTILATVINWYYYNRKGCERPS; this is encoded by the coding sequence ATGGGAACTTGGCTAGAAAAATGGGAACCAGAAGAAGATAATTTTTGGAACCAAACAGGAAGTAAAATAGCATGGAAAACATTAACAATAACAACATTGTCGTTAATTTTGTCATTTGCGTCATGGTTTATGATGAGCGTTATTGTGGTAAAATTACCAGGTTTAGGTTTTAGTTTCGATAAAGATCAATTATTTTGGTTAGCCGCAATTCCAGGATTAGCTGCGGGTATTTTAAGAATAGTACATACGTTTATATTACCTATTTTCGGAACAAGACATGTAGTTGCATTTTCAACATTAATAAAATTAATCCCAGTTGTAGGAATTGGGTTTGCAGTTATGAATCCTACTACACCATTTTGGGTGTTTATGATTTTAGCTTTTACTACTGGCTTTGGTGGAGGCGATTTTTCTTCATTTATGCCAAGTACTAATATGTTCTTTCCAAAACGATTAAAAGGAACAGCACTTGGTGTTCAAGCAGGTATTGGAAATTTTGGTGTTTCTTTAGCGCAATTTGTAACTCCAATGGTTTTAAGTATCGCTTTATATGGAGCACCTTCTATGTTTACAAGTATAGATGCAAAAGAAGCGAAAGCAATTGTTGCTAGAACTACAGTAGAACAACAAGTTGCAATTTTTGAAAAAATCGAAGATAAAAAGCAAACAGCAATGCTTTCAAACGTGAAACCTAAAGTAATGGATTCTGTTAAAGCCGCTATTAGTTCAACTGATAATGTAAAAGTATTTGCTGCACTACCTTTAAAAGCTAGAGCAAAAATTATTGCTAATTCAAATCCTAAATTAGCTGAAAAAATATTAAACCAATTAGAACCAGACAATAAAGCCGTAACCAATAAAGAAATTTATATTCAATCGGCTGCATTTTGGTACATTCCATTATTAATTTTACTTTCAATAATTAGTTGGTTTTATTTAAGAAGTATCCCTATGAAGGCTTCTATAAAAGAACAAATGGATATTTTTAGTAACAAACACACTTGGTTTTGTACCGTAACTTATGTTATGACTTTTGGAACATTTGCTGGATTATCAGCAGCTTTTCCATTAATGATTAAATTCTTATATGGCGATTTTCCAAATGCTCCAGATCCGTTAGCTTATGCTTTTTATGGTCCACTTATTGGTTCAGCAAGTAGAGTTGTTTTCGGATTTGTGGCTGACAAAGTAGGAGGAGCTATTTTAACTACTATTACAGGTATTGGTATTTTAACAGGAGCAATAATTTTAGTAACTCAAGGATTGGTAGCGCCAACTAGTATGGACCAATTCCCAATGTTTGTAACAATTATTTTGTTGATGTTTTTGTTTACTGGAATTGGAAATGCTGGCACCTTTAGACAATATCCAATTATATTTTCTGAAAATCAAAGACAAGCTGCTGGAGTTATTGGATGGACAGCCGCAATTGCAGCCTTTGGACCTTTTATTTTTTCTAAATTAATTGGAAATAATATTAGTTCAAATGGAGGAGCAAACCAATTCTTTATAGGCTTAATTATTTTCACTATATTAGCTACAGTTATTAATTGGTATTATTATAATAGAAAAGGTTGTGAAAGACCTAGTTAA
- a CDS encoding HesA/MoeB/ThiF family protein — protein MEHSKRYSRQLDLSEIGSLGQQKLRNAKVLVIGAGGLGCPVLQILAAAGVGTLGIVDGDVVDETNLHRQLLYTFDDCGENKVNAAANAIHKINFEIKTNVYPDFVNESNIAFITKDYDIIVDCTDSIATRYLINDISVYMNKPMVYASIHKFEGQISVFNFQNGPSYRCLFPEKEIGNIPNCVTTGVLGVLPNTLGMLQATEVLKIILGIGSILSGRLLIYNALELSFNEMEFVKNKTQLEIGIEKGKQLSQNKKQNYELDKTAFLEKCTNENYIIIDLREVHELPKLKYKSIQNIPFSEIEKHQNQLVKSQNIVFFCQSGIRSKKAVELLVNNGYTNIYHLQNGIQSLHLETTT, from the coding sequence ATGGAACATTCAAAACGATATTCACGACAACTGGATCTTTCAGAAATTGGGAGTCTTGGTCAGCAAAAATTACGAAACGCAAAAGTGTTAGTTATTGGTGCTGGTGGTTTAGGCTGTCCAGTTTTACAAATACTTGCAGCTGCTGGAGTTGGAACTTTAGGTATTGTGGATGGTGATGTTGTAGATGAAACAAATTTGCACCGACAATTATTGTATACTTTTGATGATTGTGGAGAAAATAAAGTAAATGCCGCAGCAAATGCTATTCATAAAATTAATTTTGAAATTAAAACGAATGTTTATCCTGATTTTGTAAATGAAAGTAACATTGCATTTATAACAAAAGATTATGATATTATTGTAGATTGTACCGATTCTATTGCAACACGTTATTTAATTAATGACATTTCGGTTTACATGAATAAACCTATGGTTTACGCTTCAATTCATAAATTTGAAGGTCAAATAAGTGTATTTAATTTTCAAAATGGTCCTTCGTATCGTTGTCTATTTCCTGAAAAAGAAATTGGAAATATTCCCAATTGTGTTACAACCGGTGTTTTAGGGGTTTTGCCAAATACACTTGGAATGTTGCAAGCTACCGAAGTGTTGAAAATAATTTTAGGAATAGGTTCTATTCTTTCGGGAAGATTACTAATTTACAATGCATTAGAGTTATCGTTTAACGAAATGGAATTTGTGAAAAATAAAACACAATTAGAAATTGGAATTGAAAAAGGAAAACAATTGTCTCAAAATAAAAAACAGAATTACGAGTTGGACAAAACTGCATTTTTAGAAAAATGTACCAACGAAAATTATATTATTATCGATTTAAGAGAGGTTCATGAACTCCCTAAATTAAAATACAAATCAATTCAAAATATTCCTTTTTCAGAAATTGAAAAACATCAAAATCAATTAGTAAAAAGTCAAAACATAGTCTTTTTTTGTCAAAGTGGCATACGCAGTAAAAAAGCAGTTGAACTATTGGTAAATAATGGTTATACAAACATTTATCATTTACAAAACGGAATTCAATCATTACATTTAGAAACAACAACATAA
- a CDS encoding winged helix-turn-helix domain-containing protein produces MKIKSKIWIESNNGILLSDGRVQLLKMIDETGSLNKASKALNISYQKAWRLLDEVNKTTNQPLIETKIGGTKGGGTVLTPYGKSLIIVFDTINKDCWEFLDKQLKKHSLC; encoded by the coding sequence TTGAAAATCAAAAGTAAAATTTGGATAGAGTCTAATAATGGAATTCTTTTAAGTGATGGGCGTGTGCAACTCCTTAAAATGATTGATGAAACAGGTTCTTTAAATAAAGCTTCAAAAGCGTTAAATATTTCATATCAAAAAGCTTGGCGCTTGCTAGATGAAGTAAATAAAACTACAAATCAGCCTTTAATTGAAACAAAAATTGGAGGAACAAAAGGTGGAGGAACGGTTTTAACACCTTATGGAAAATCACTTATTATTGTTTTTGATACAATAAATAAAGATTGCTGGGAATTTTTAGATAAACAATTAAAAAAGCATTCTTTATGTTAG
- a CDS encoding molybdenum cofactor guanylyltransferase, whose product MSEVSAYILAGGRSSRMGSDKGMLLLNETVFIAHIVKALQEASIQNISIVSTNMAYDFLNCNRIEDVYKDKGPVGGIFTALSHSKTEQNIILSVDIPLISADVIKWLLTNIDKEKQITQVKVVDKTSPLIAVYNKSVVSIFEENLKKEQLKLRMIVDEIQHQTIEVPEKWCTLLQNINTKEDYKNLIK is encoded by the coding sequence ATGAGTGAAGTTTCAGCATACATATTAGCAGGTGGAAGAAGTTCTCGAATGGGTTCAGATAAAGGAATGTTGCTTTTAAATGAAACCGTTTTTATTGCTCATATAGTAAAAGCTTTACAAGAAGCTTCTATTCAAAATATTTCGATTGTATCTACAAATATGGCTTATGATTTTTTAAATTGTAATCGAATCGAAGATGTATATAAAGATAAAGGTCCTGTTGGCGGAATTTTTACCGCTTTATCGCATTCGAAAACAGAACAAAACATTATTTTAAGCGTAGATATTCCATTAATTTCTGCTGATGTTATAAAATGGTTACTTACTAATATCGATAAAGAGAAACAAATAACACAAGTAAAAGTAGTAGACAAAACCAGCCCTTTAATAGCTGTTTATAATAAAAGTGTAGTATCAATTTTTGAAGAGAATTTAAAAAAAGAACAATTAAAACTGAGAATGATAGTGGATGAAATTCAGCATCAAACTATTGAAGTTCCTGAAAAATGGTGTACTTTATTACAAAATATCAACACAAAAGAAGATTATAAAAATTTAATAAAATGA